In one window of Littorina saxatilis isolate snail1 linkage group LG11, US_GU_Lsax_2.0, whole genome shotgun sequence DNA:
- the LOC138980276 gene encoding glycoprotein-N-acetylgalactosamine 3-beta-galactosyltransferase 1-like, translating to MNIITMRVNIKTLALMSAAFALALLLSSVYQTFFLTPLHHNMGISVEDSPSQKTSDMGRASSFETLDRHGSDAIVAVDESEARRLQKKVRVLVWVMTSPKSLDRARVVKSTWGTRADKDLLVFMSSEKDPSLPTVALAVKEGRDHLTAKTMQAFDYIYKHYFQKADFFMKADDDAYVIMENLRYFLSHLNPNEAFVTGRHFRHHVKQGFSSGGAGYVISKETLRRLALRSKDPPMCKEDGYMEDVELGRCLEKLGVPILNSTDSRGRSRFHPYTPMHHVVKGLGKNYEYWDANIVRVGPDAINEFPISFHYIKPDEMKLLHFFLYNIRPYGINHKFSTT from the exons ATGAACATCATCACCATGCGTGTGAACATTAAAACCCTGGCGCTGATGTCTGCAGCGTTCGCCCTGGCACTCCTATTGTCCTCTGTGTACCAGACCTTTTTCCTCACCCCCCTGCACCACAATATGGGGATATCTGTTGAAGATTCACCCTCCCAAAAGACAAGTGACATGGGCAGAGCGTCATCGTTTGAAACTCTGGATCGTCATGGAAGCGACGCTATTGTCGCAG TCGACGAAAGCGAGGCTCGTCGTCTCCAGAAAAAAGTGCGCGTGCTGGTGTGGGTGATGACGTCACCAAAATCCTTGGACCGCGCACGCGTAGTGAAGAGCACGTGGGGAACACGAGCGGACAAAGACCTTCTCGTCTTCATGAGCTCGGAGAAGGACCCTTCGCTGCCCACAGTGGCTCTCgcagtgaaggaaggaagggatcATCTGACCGCTAAAACCATGCAGGCTTTCGACTACATCTACAAGCACTATTTCCAGAAAGCGGATTTCTTTATGAAG gcgGATGACGATGCTTACGTCATTATGGAAAACTTACGTTATTTCCTTTCACACCTAAACCCCAACGAAGCTTTTGTTACCGGTCGCCATTTCAGACACCATGTCAAACAG GGTTTTTCGAGCGGAGGGGCAGGCTACGTGATCAGCAAGGAAACGTTGCGGCGCCTGGCCCTCAGGTCCAAAGACCCCCCGATGTGCAAGGAAGACGGGTACATGGAGGACGTGGAGCTCGGCCGTTGTCTGGAAAAGCTGGGGGTTCCAATCCTCAACTCCACAGACTCCAGAGGCCGGAGTCGCTTCCACCCCTACACCCCTATGCACCACGTGGTCAAGGGCCTGGGCAAGAACTACGAGTACTGGGACGCCAACATCGTCAGAGTG GGCCCGGACGCGATCAACGAATTTCCTATCTCTTTTCACTACATCAAACCGGACGAAATGAAACTGTTACACTTCTTTCTCTACAACATCCGACCCTACGGTATCAACCACAAATTCAGCACCACGTGA